A single genomic interval of Vicia villosa cultivar HV-30 ecotype Madison, WI unplaced genomic scaffold, Vvil1.0 ctg.000371F_1_1, whole genome shotgun sequence harbors:
- the LOC131627602 gene encoding E3 ubiquitin-protein ligase PUB24-like: MDDIEVPHFFICPISLQIMKDPVTAITGITYDRDSIEHWLLRNKNTTCPVTKQPLPLDSDLTPNHTLRRLIQSWCTQNASLGVDRIPTPKPPLTKAHVEKLLKGMKDPKVQLKSLMQLELLAAENERNKKCLLENGVPKAMIMFVYDCYKKSEIVEGIEEALSFLQFVKLPNDKAKSLLSENNEILDCLTWILDLPSEMKNSVAVKSHAVLVLKRFINNCDSIVLERLKPDFFKSVVKSLKTGVITQQGLCAALHVLLCCCPLGRNRLMMVEAGAVNELIEIELMSIPEKRITELTFGILFHLCSCANGRFQLLSHEGSIAVLTERILKGSMAVDDRAVFILSLISKFSATKTVLEEMLKVGTVSKLFILLQADHAKYLKDKVMEIFKAHSEVWKNSPCFPQDSCYASLHR, from the coding sequence ATGGACGACATTGAAGTTCCACACTTTTTCATTTGCCCAATCTCTCTCCAAATCATGAAAGATCCAGTTACTGCTATAACAGGCATAACCTACGATCGAGACAGCATCGAACATTGGTTACTCCGAAACAAAAACACAACATGTCCGGTCACAAAACAACCTCTTCCTCTAGATTCTGATTTAACACCGAATCATACACTCCGTCGATTGATTCAATCATGGTGCACGCAGAATGCTTCGCTCGGTGTCGATAGGATTCCTACACCGAAGCCGCCTCTCACGAAAGCTCATGTCGAGAAACTTCTCAAAGgaatgaaagatcctaaagttcAGCTCAAGAGTTTAATGCAGTTGGAGTTACTTGCTGCGGAGAATGAGAGGAataagaagtgtttgttggaaaaCGGTGTCCCGAAAGCGATGATCATGTTCGTGTATGATTGTTATAAAAAAAGCGAAATCGTGGAAGGAATCGAAGAAGCTCTTAGTTTTTTACAATTTGTTAAGCTTCCAAACGACAAAGCTAAGAGTCTTTTATCAGAAAACAATGAAATATTAGATTGTTTAACATGGATATTAGATTTACCTTCTGAAATGAAGAACTCGGTAGCTGTGAAATCTCATGCGGTTTTGGTGCTTAAAAGATTCATCAACAACTGTGATTCCATTGTTCTAGAGAGATTAAAACCAGACTTTTTCAAAAGCGTTGTAAAATCTTTAAAAACCGGTGTAATAACTCAACAAGGTTTATGTGCAGCTTTACATGTTTTACTATGTTGTTGTCCTTTGGGAAGAAACAGGTTAATGATGGTTGAAGCTGGTGCAGTTAATGAACTGATAGAGATTGAATTGATGTCGATACCAGAGAAGCGAATCACGGAGCTAACTTTCGGTATTTTGTTTCATTTGTGTTCTTGTGCTAATGGGAGGTTTCAGCTTTTGAGTCATGAAGGTTCGATTGCGGTGTTGACAGAGAGAATCTTGAAGGGTTCAATGGCGGTTGATGATAGAGCGGTGTTTATACTTTCTTTGATAAGTAAATTTTCGGCTACTAAGACGGTTTTGGAAGAGATGTTAAAAGTTGGAACTGTTTCTAAGCTTTTTATTTTGCTTCAAGctgatcatgctaagtatttgaaGGATAAAGTTATGGAAATATTTAAGGCTCATTCTGAGGTTTGGAAGAATTCTCCTTGCTTTCCTCAAGATTCTTGTTATGCTAGTTTGCATAGATGa